One window of Leptolyngbyaceae cyanobacterium genomic DNA carries:
- a CDS encoding DUF3226 domain-containing protein, with amino-acid sequence MSLRYAIIGVEGPHDQAFVGKVLEKLFEFKRFNGKKSELDTFWENFIPTYPKNGDLYKRLDMPSILFNQNLSVAIYAGGGTTLGPHLHAAIQNHSKYKTEIAAFGIVVDSDREPPNRVAKLYYDCFHEQFPNFPEQAGNVNTDSPPHTGIYVLPDNINQGVLDTLLCSCGEIAYPEYMNRASTYIASFSNQERKNLEWAPFDHEKALIATIVSVLMPGQTNTSSIARNKWVSPQTNDYVPAFTKFVEFIKLLLDLQLN; translated from the coding sequence ATGAGCCTTCGCTATGCGATTATAGGAGTTGAAGGGCCTCACGATCAAGCATTTGTTGGTAAAGTGCTGGAAAAGCTTTTTGAATTTAAACGTTTCAATGGAAAAAAGTCAGAACTCGATACATTTTGGGAAAATTTTATCCCTACATATCCTAAAAATGGCGATTTGTACAAACGTCTTGATATGCCTTCTATCTTATTTAATCAAAATCTTTCCGTAGCGATTTATGCAGGTGGAGGCACTACCTTAGGGCCACATCTCCATGCGGCTATCCAAAACCATTCTAAATATAAAACTGAGATCGCAGCATTTGGTATAGTGGTTGATTCCGATCGAGAACCTCCTAACCGTGTGGCAAAGTTATATTATGATTGCTTCCATGAACAGTTTCCTAATTTTCCCGAACAAGCAGGTAATGTAAATACTGACTCTCCACCTCATACAGGTATTTATGTACTTCCCGATAACATTAATCAGGGTGTCCTAGATACATTGCTATGTAGTTGTGGAGAAATTGCTTATCCTGAATATATGAACAGAGCTTCTACATATATTGCGAGTTTTTCTAATCAGGAAAGGAAAAATCTAGAATGGGCTCCCTTTGACCATGAAAAAGCTCTAATTGCCACAATTGTTAGTGTACTTATGCCGGGACAAACTAACACATCAAGCATTGCGCGTAATAAATGGGTCAGTCCTCAAACTAATGACTACGTTCCCGCTTTCACAAAGTTTGTTGAATTCATTAAGTTACTCTTAGATTTACAACTAAACTAA
- a CDS encoding ATP-binding protein encodes MKHIDNLTIHKFRGIQNLHLQKLGQINLLVGVNNSGKTTVLEAISTYCAHVDLREWLRIARQREGDIVLRSPTIDALLWLFPQDRSATKESLYEGEILISGSGDFPVTQLRAVCQKIEGIQVSGNIRNHQKINDSVAESEDELSEIQQGLNLELNVSTERIDLFGKEEIVESFQLWENERVIPGYKHESLTLPVATVTPFSHRTEFLQARLLTEARMANFKSEVVRLLQYIDSGIIDIEILTPQRRPIIYVQHTQSGLAPLSTFGDGIRRLLFIALRLAKVKGGILLIDELEVSIHTEALQRSFNWLVEWCILMDVQLFATTHSLEAIDALLDATNEETDLVAYRLEPKDSQTSTVRLDRNLLSILREELGQEVRK; translated from the coding sequence ATGAAGCATATTGATAATCTAACTATACATAAATTTCGAGGAATCCAAAATTTGCATTTGCAGAAATTGGGACAAATTAATCTACTTGTAGGAGTTAATAATTCAGGCAAAACAACTGTTTTAGAAGCTATTTCAACTTACTGTGCTCATGTAGACCTAAGAGAGTGGCTGAGAATAGCTCGGCAACGAGAAGGGGATATAGTGCTTCGTTCTCCTACTATTGATGCTCTATTGTGGTTATTCCCTCAAGATCGAAGCGCCACAAAAGAAAGTCTTTATGAAGGTGAAATCCTTATATCAGGTAGTGGCGATTTTCCAGTAACACAATTGCGAGCAGTTTGCCAAAAAATAGAAGGTATCCAGGTATCGGGGAATATTCGTAACCATCAAAAAATCAATGATAGCGTTGCAGAAAGTGAAGATGAACTATCTGAAATTCAACAAGGTCTGAACTTAGAACTTAATGTAAGTACAGAGCGAATAGATTTATTTGGAAAAGAAGAAATTGTTGAGAGTTTTCAACTCTGGGAAAATGAGCGAGTTATTCCAGGTTATAAGCATGAAAGCTTAACATTACCTGTCGCTACAGTTACGCCATTTTCCCATCGGACAGAATTTCTACAAGCTCGGCTTTTAACAGAAGCTAGAATGGCAAATTTTAAATCTGAGGTTGTAAGACTACTTCAGTATATCGACTCAGGAATTATCGACATAGAGATTTTAACACCTCAGAGAAGGCCAATTATTTATGTGCAGCATACACAATCTGGGCTTGCACCACTCAGTACCTTCGGAGATGGAATCCGTCGGTTACTTTTTATAGCTTTGAGGCTTGCGAAAGTAAAAGGAGGTATTCTCCTAATTGACGAACTAGAAGTTTCTATTCATACAGAAGCTCTTCAACGTTCTTTTAATTGGCTGGTTGAGTGGTGTATATTAATGGATGTGCAACTTTTTGCTACTACACATAGTCTGGAAGCTATTGACGCATTACTTGATGCTACTAATGAAGAAACCGATTTAGTAGCCTATCGGCTAGAGCCTAAAGATTCACAAACTAGTACAGTTCGTTTAGATCGAAATTTACTATCTATTCTTCGGGAAGAATTAGGACAGGAGGTTCGCAAATGA
- a CDS encoding Uma2 family endonuclease, whose protein sequence is MTILTPKRFTIEEYHRLAELGFLTEDDRVELIRGEIIQMAPKSIAHINCCRNLLNQLPIPLLNKAELQCQDPIVLPSNSEPEPDFAMLRIREDNYKNALPNSSDVLFVIEIADSTLKKDKEVKTSLYAEAGISDYWIFNLIDNHLETYSEPYQDLHGRFGYAMKRIVLPNQIITLPGFPDLSLDLSKVFPVII, encoded by the coding sequence ATGACTATTTTGACTCCCAAACGCTTTACGATTGAAGAATATCACCGCTTGGCAGAACTAGGATTTCTCACGGAAGACGATCGAGTTGAATTAATTCGAGGAGAAATTATTCAAATGGCACCTAAAAGTATAGCACATATAAATTGTTGCAGAAATTTACTCAATCAACTACCAATACCGTTACTTAATAAAGCAGAATTACAATGCCAAGACCCAATTGTTCTACCCTCAAATAGCGAACCAGAACCAGACTTTGCTATGTTGCGGATTCGAGAAGATAATTACAAAAATGCTTTGCCTAATTCATCAGATGTTTTGTTTGTCATTGAAATAGCAGATTCTACTCTGAAAAAAGACAAAGAAGTTAAAACCTCACTTTATGCTGAAGCTGGTATATCAGATTATTGGATATTCAATTTGATTGATAATCATTTAGAAACTTATAGCGAACCTTATCAAGATTTGCACGGTAGATTTGGTTATGCTATGAAGCGAATTGTATTGCCGAATCAGATAATTACATTACCTGGTTTCCCAGATTTGTCACTTGATTTATCTAAGGTATTTCCGGTTATAATATAA
- a CDS encoding Uma2 family endonuclease encodes MTTSTPKRFTIEEYHRLAELGFLTEDDRVELIRGEIIQMAAKGTPHTSCSSNLLRELIILIANRATVRCQDPIVLPSNSEPEPDFAIVRNRDDNYLSSHPRPSDVLLLIEVSDSTLKYDQDVKTSLYAEAGISDYCIFNLANNYLEVYSQPYQDLSGNFGYRIKQIFLPNQMFALPCFPDLSLDLSKVFPKIEM; translated from the coding sequence ATGACTACTTCGACTCCCAAACGCTTTACGATTGAGGAATATCACCGCTTGGCAGAACTGGGATTCCTCACGGAAGACGATCGAGTAGAATTAATTCGAGGAGAAATTATTCAAATGGCAGCCAAAGGTACACCTCATACCAGTTGTTCCAGCAACTTACTCAGAGAACTAATAATTTTGATTGCCAATAGAGCAACTGTGAGATGCCAAGACCCAATTGTACTACCATCAAACAGCGAACCAGAGCCAGATTTTGCTATTGTCAGAAATCGCGATGATAATTATCTATCTTCTCATCCCAGACCATCAGATGTTTTGTTATTAATAGAAGTTTCAGATTCAACTTTAAAGTATGACCAAGATGTGAAAACATCCCTCTATGCAGAAGCTGGCATATCTGATTATTGTATCTTCAATTTAGCGAACAATTATTTAGAAGTATATAGCCAACCGTATCAAGATTTGTCAGGAAATTTCGGCTATAGAATTAAACAAATTTTCTTGCCAAACCAGATGTTTGCATTACCTTGTTTTCCGGATTTATCACTTGATTTATCAAAAGTATTTCCCAAAATTGAAATGTAG
- a CDS encoding DNA phosphorothioation-associated putative methyltransferase, whose amino-acid sequence MNNCSSLHPEVPEAELEVLSAEFDKKTQIISRLSEPEFLEICCQQSPIGKKLPNAFYVHISAIERLDSFLRDYYAKFGQIIATGIEGANIIKFHTDQLKISFLFYPDFDTDPHPALRASVQVDLQNLEVPPAIGFRDYANSENPPILHRKEAFVTSDYPKYEKFAQLTRHEEILGLLNHTSGIGTRQGWLTQLNNYGVEIEDHQVIYRENLDRNQSPIPASPFPIPKIQRHKAAIVRSDISRPVRLALEANLFNENTTFFDYGCGYGGDVTRMKERGYISNGWDPYYFPDSPHVAADIVNIGYVINVIENIEERQEALKNAWQLSQQILLVSAQVLIDDEKQGQIAYGDGIITRHNTFQKYYEQEELKSYIDQVLGVDSIPVALGIYFVFRDETQAQNFRASRYRSRLSTPKVRTKVKYFEDYKDLLAPLMAFVTERGRLPVAGELASEAEIKFEFGRISRAFQVILEATDRKEWDEIADRRRSDLLLYLALGKFSGRPKPRYLAPAAKNDIKAFFGSYDRACEMSDRVLFSLGDLSIVAKCCQESPIGQKRANSLYVHVSALSELDYRLRIYEGCASRTIGRMDGATLIKFHTNKPKISYLFYPYFDEDPHPTLYTSMHIDLRDLHVTYRDYEDSDDPPVWHRKETVITPNYPNYDKFAKLSQQEENWGLFDDMKAIRSLKGWERCLEQHCAQIRNYRLCWRKDADPYRVKILQAAKRSRQRKEEQTG is encoded by the coding sequence ATGAATAATTGCAGTTCTTTACACCCAGAAGTACCAGAAGCTGAGTTAGAAGTATTGAGTGCTGAATTTGACAAAAAAACTCAGATAATATCCCGATTAAGTGAACCTGAATTCCTAGAAATTTGCTGCCAACAAAGTCCGATCGGTAAAAAATTACCCAACGCTTTCTACGTACATATTTCTGCTATTGAAAGACTCGACTCCTTTCTACGCGATTACTATGCAAAATTTGGCCAAATTATTGCAACGGGAATAGAAGGAGCAAATATTATTAAATTCCATACCGACCAGTTAAAAATATCTTTTTTATTTTATCCCGATTTTGATACAGATCCCCATCCCGCTTTACGCGCCAGCGTTCAAGTTGACTTGCAAAATTTAGAAGTTCCACCTGCGATCGGTTTTCGAGATTATGCTAATTCTGAAAATCCGCCTATTCTCCATCGAAAAGAAGCTTTTGTCACTTCCGATTATCCCAAGTATGAAAAGTTTGCTCAACTCACGCGCCATGAAGAAATATTAGGGCTTTTGAATCACACTAGCGGTATCGGTACTCGCCAAGGTTGGTTAACTCAGTTAAATAATTATGGTGTAGAAATAGAAGATCATCAAGTTATTTATCGAGAAAATTTAGATCGAAACCAATCCCCAATTCCCGCTTCCCCATTCCCCATTCCCAAAATCCAACGCCACAAAGCAGCGATCGTTCGCAGCGATATATCTCGTCCGGTGCGTTTGGCTTTAGAAGCTAATTTATTTAATGAAAATACTACTTTTTTTGATTATGGTTGCGGTTATGGTGGTGATGTTACCCGGATGAAGGAACGGGGTTATATCAGTAATGGATGGGACCCTTATTACTTTCCCGACTCTCCTCACGTTGCTGCTGATATCGTTAATATTGGCTATGTAATTAATGTCATTGAAAATATTGAAGAACGGCAAGAAGCTTTAAAAAATGCTTGGCAACTTTCCCAACAAATTTTACTCGTTTCCGCACAAGTTTTAATCGATGATGAAAAGCAAGGTCAAATTGCTTATGGGGATGGGATAATTACTCGCCACAATACTTTCCAAAAATATTACGAACAGGAAGAACTGAAAAGTTATATCGACCAAGTGCTTGGGGTTGATTCGATCCCGGTTGCTTTAGGTATTTACTTCGTATTTCGGGATGAAACGCAAGCGCAAAATTTTCGTGCTTCCCGCTATCGTTCTCGCCTTTCTACTCCCAAAGTTCGCACTAAAGTCAAGTATTTTGAAGATTACAAAGATTTGCTAGCACCGTTGATGGCTTTCGTGACGGAACGAGGACGCCTTCCGGTAGCGGGAGAGTTAGCTTCGGAAGCAGAAATTAAGTTTGAATTTGGCAGAATTAGTCGCGCTTTTCAGGTAATTTTAGAAGCTACCGATCGCAAAGAATGGGATGAAATTGCCGATCGCCGTCGCTCCGATCTACTACTTTACCTCGCTTTGGGTAAATTTAGCGGTCGTCCCAAACCGCGCTATCTAGCACCAGCAGCCAAAAACGATATCAAAGCTTTTTTTGGTAGTTACGATCGAGCTTGTGAAATGAGCGATCGCGTTCTGTTCAGTTTAGGCGATCTGAGTATCGTAGCCAAATGCTGCCAAGAAAGTCCGATCGGTCAAAAACGTGCTAATTCTCTCTACGTCCACGTTTCTGCACTTTCGGAACTCGATTATCGGTTAAGAATTTACGAAGGTTGCGCTAGTAGAACAATTGGTCGAATGGATGGTGCTACTTTAATCAAATTTCATACCAACAAACCAAAAATCTCTTATTTATTTTATCCCTACTTTGATGAAGACCCCCATCCAACTTTATACACCAGTATGCACATCGACTTAAGAGATTTGCACGTCACTTATCGAGATTACGAAGATTCCGATGACCCCCCAGTTTGGCATCGCAAAGAAACAGTTATTACGCCGAATTATCCAAATTACGATAAATTTGCCAAACTCAGCCAGCAAGAAGAAAATTGGGGATTGTTTGACGATATGAAAGCTATCAGAAGCCTTAAAGGGTGGGAACGTTGTTTAGAGCAACATTGTGCCCAAATCAGGAATTATCGGTTATGTTGGCGCAAAGATGCCGATCCTTATCGCGTGAAGATATTGCAAGCTGCTAAGCGATCGCGTCAAAGAAAGGAAGAACAGACTGGCTGA
- a CDS encoding DUF29 domain-containing protein, producing MKLSSQIITQTLYSQDYYLWIKTTINQLRVGQFSAVDIDNLIEELESMGRSEKRAIKSLLIRLLEHLLKLLYWDAEREHNEGHWKGEIRTFRREIKERLKDSPSLKSYILEIFDESYEEARSEASDRSKLAIDTFPITPIGSLEQVLDENWFPNFS from the coding sequence ATGAAACTCTCATCCCAAATAATAACTCAAACCTTATATAGCCAAGATTATTACCTTTGGATTAAAACGACTATAAACCAACTTCGTGTCGGTCAGTTTTCGGCTGTAGATATAGATAACTTGATCGAAGAGTTAGAAAGTATGGGCAGGAGTGAAAAGCGAGCAATTAAAAGTTTATTGATTAGACTTCTAGAACATTTATTAAAACTGCTATATTGGGATGCAGAACGAGAACATAATGAAGGTCATTGGAAGGGTGAGATTCGGACATTTCGGAGAGAAATTAAGGAACGACTGAAAGATAGTCCTAGCCTAAAATCTTACATTCTAGAAATTTTTGACGAATCCTATGAAGAAGCAAGATCCGAAGCTAGCGATCGCTCAAAACTTGCGATCGACACTTTTCCGATTACACCAATAGGTTCTTTAGAACAAGTCTTAGACGAAAACTGGTTTCCCAATTTTAGTTAA
- a CDS encoding FAD-dependent oxidoreductase, producing the protein MTSKPLSVIIVSAGIFGVTAALELRLRGYSVALFDPGPLPRPEASSTDISKIIRMDYGTDEFYTELMEVALPRWRIWNQQWQPPLYHQIGFLLVPREKMQPGSFEYESFILLKKRGHGFKFAPVLGEIIADVLEEKPNPFAGRFAWRSRGKKISEAARCTE; encoded by the coding sequence GTGACTAGCAAACCCTTATCAGTAATCATAGTTAGCGCTGGTATTTTCGGTGTTACTGCTGCCCTAGAATTGCGTCTTAGAGGCTACAGCGTAGCCCTCTTCGATCCGGGGCCATTGCCTCGTCCAGAAGCCAGTTCTACCGACATCAGCAAAATAATCCGCATGGATTACGGCACAGATGAATTCTACACGGAATTGATGGAAGTAGCCTTACCTCGCTGGCGGATTTGGAACCAACAGTGGCAGCCGCCGTTATACCATCAAATAGGCTTTTTGCTAGTTCCTCGTGAGAAAATGCAACCCGGTAGTTTTGAATATGAAAGCTTTATCCTGCTAAAAAAACGCGGACATGGTTTCAAATTTGCCCCCGTTTTAGGAGAAATTATCGCTGATGTATTAGAAGAAAAACCCAATCCTTTTGCTGGGCGCTTTGCTTGGCGTTCCAGAGGTAAAAAAATAAGTGAAGCGGCACGTTGCACGGAATAA
- a CDS encoding thioesterase family protein, with the protein MQKFTTQLRVRHYEMDALGHVNNAVYQHYLEQAGLEHSEHLGFSVERYRELGGLFVMRRLEIDYLRPAVAGDILEITTWLKTIKGPRAIRYYEIRVLGKEELVVKAEATWVWVNLESMRPKAIPQVMMDGFIGGSSSL; encoded by the coding sequence ATGCAAAAATTTACTACCCAATTACGGGTGCGACATTATGAAATGGATGCCCTCGGTCATGTTAATAATGCCGTTTATCAGCATTATTTAGAACAGGCGGGTCTAGAACATTCGGAACATTTAGGATTTTCAGTCGAACGTTATCGAGAGTTAGGTGGCTTGTTCGTAATGCGCCGTTTGGAAATCGATTATTTACGTCCGGCAGTGGCAGGCGATATCCTGGAAATTACTACTTGGTTGAAAACAATTAAAGGGCCGCGAGCGATTCGATATTATGAAATTAGAGTGTTGGGAAAAGAAGAATTAGTAGTAAAAGCTGAAGCTACATGGGTGTGGGTAAACTTGGAAAGTATGCGCCCAAAAGCAATTCCTCAAGTTATGATGGATGGATTTATCGGCGGTAGTTCATCTTTATGA
- a CDS encoding DUF4112 domain-containing protein: MNTDERIVTLDRIRKFSYLMDSAFRIPVIGFRFGLDPIIGLIPGAGDLVSTAFSAYIIYLATRFRLPPQVLYKMILNISLEAVVGMIPLIGDIFDAFYKSNIRNLELLERHLLVVEPEISQAREPVMPDLLSQSTTHLDYQ; encoded by the coding sequence ATGAATACTGACGAACGCATTGTTACTCTCGATCGCATCCGTAAATTCAGCTATCTGATGGATAGCGCTTTTCGCATTCCAGTAATCGGATTTCGATTTGGATTAGATCCAATTATCGGATTGATTCCTGGTGCTGGAGATCTTGTTAGTACGGCATTTTCTGCTTACATTATTTACTTAGCTACTCGATTTCGTCTACCGCCTCAAGTACTCTACAAAATGATCTTGAATATCAGCCTTGAGGCAGTAGTAGGCATGATTCCTTTGATCGGAGATATATTTGATGCCTTTTACAAATCAAATATCCGGAACTTGGAGCTTTTAGAGCGACATCTCTTGGTAGTTGAGCCAGAAATTAGTCAAGCAAGGGAGCCAGTAATGCCAGATCTACTTTCACAAAGTACCACTCATTTAGACTACCAATAA
- a CDS encoding ABA4-like family protein, whose amino-acid sequence MITQLFSGANLFVLPFWGLMILLPNWGITRRIMESYIPFLALAGLYLYLLVGSITPESAQALANPQLADIARFFADEKAAAVGWVHFLVMDLFVGRWIYWEGQRTGVFTTHSILLSLFAGPLGLLSHIVTSWVKEKFFSVKESEANITV is encoded by the coding sequence ATGATAACTCAACTTTTTAGTGGCGCTAATCTCTTCGTGCTGCCTTTCTGGGGATTGATGATATTGTTACCGAACTGGGGCATCACGCGGCGGATAATGGAATCTTATATTCCATTTTTGGCATTAGCGGGACTGTATTTATATTTACTAGTTGGTAGCATTACACCGGAATCAGCCCAAGCGCTAGCTAATCCTCAGTTAGCTGATATCGCTCGTTTTTTTGCAGATGAAAAAGCGGCGGCTGTTGGCTGGGTTCACTTTTTAGTAATGGATTTGTTTGTCGGTCGCTGGATTTATTGGGAAGGGCAGAGAACTGGTGTTTTCACAACACATTCTATTTTGCTTTCTTTGTTTGCTGGGCCGCTAGGATTGTTGTCTCATATTGTTACTAGTTGGGTAAAGGAGAAATTTTTCTCTGTCAAAGAATCTGAGGCTAATATTACTGTTTAA
- a CDS encoding Uma2 family endonuclease: MAITQAKRFTLDEYHRLTEIGFFHEDDRIELIRGEIIEMAAKGTAHETCLRNLLRELPRLVGDRGTLQSQAPIILPDDSEPEPDFAIVQNREDNYLSAHPRPSDVLLIMEVADSTLNYDRDLKLPLYAEAGISDYWIFNLLDNQLEAHSEPYQNNQGNFGYQNRRIVLPNQVITLPCFPNLSLDLSRVFPPKLNA, encoded by the coding sequence ATGGCTATCACTCAGGCTAAACGCTTTACGCTGGATGAATACCACAGGCTAACAGAAATAGGGTTTTTTCATGAAGATGACAGAATCGAGCTAATTAGAGGAGAAATTATTGAGATGGCGGCAAAAGGTACGGCTCACGAAACTTGTCTGAGAAACTTATTGCGAGAACTACCAAGACTGGTGGGAGATAGAGGAACTTTGCAATCTCAGGCTCCAATTATTTTACCCGATGATAGCGAACCAGAACCAGATTTTGCGATCGTGCAAAACCGAGAAGATAATTATTTATCGGCTCACCCCAGACCGAGTGATGTGTTGTTAATCATGGAAGTAGCAGATTCTACTTTGAATTACGATCGAGATCTCAAGTTACCATTATATGCTGAGGCAGGCATTTCTGATTATTGGATATTTAATTTATTGGATAATCAGTTAGAAGCTCACAGCGAACCTTATCAGAATAATCAAGGAAATTTTGGTTATCAAAATAGGCGGATTGTTTTACCAAATCAGGTGATAACGTTACCTTGTTTTCCCAATTTATCTTTGGATTTAAGTAGAGTATTTCCGCCCAAATTGAATGCTTAA
- the rnc gene encoding ribonuclease III — protein MAISNHERVRKALTILGQGLNPYVLREMQAIHGENWLTLTISSLPKHQTSKRNPEDILREDVSALLIVMSKQWDIVFKKILGKTELSLVNELIEVRNKWAHQSPFSIDDTYRALDSITRLLKAVAASEANIVEKQKQEVLIVLSKEQARHDTRPAPVVSAAEEKRIRERLAELLKKLPFQDASLLEHALTHRSYLYENPKQVSDDNERLEFLGDAVLGFLSSEVIYSFYPEMNEAQLTRLRSELVDEKQLAKFAKDMDIGKWMRLGKGMIADGGRNNSLLLSNTFEAIIGAYFLDSGIEAVRDFVKELFISVAEDSVSYQSDVDSSILVDAKNLFQQWVFANISQIPPKYLAIKESGPPHAKEFTVEVRVGEEKYGEGKGRSKKDAEKSAAEDALAKLKKRGMI, from the coding sequence ATGGCTATTAGCAATCACGAACGAGTTCGCAAGGCTTTAACTATTCTGGGTCAAGGCTTGAATCCTTACGTGTTAAGGGAAATGCAGGCAATTCACGGAGAGAACTGGCTAACATTGACAATATCCTCTTTACCCAAACATCAAACCTCTAAGCGCAATCCAGAAGACATTTTGCGTGAAGATGTTTCAGCTTTACTGATAGTAATGTCAAAGCAGTGGGATATTGTTTTTAAAAAAATATTAGGTAAAACTGAATTATCATTAGTCAATGAACTGATAGAAGTTCGCAATAAATGGGCGCATCAATCTCCCTTTTCTATCGATGATACTTATCGCGCTCTCGACAGTATTACTCGACTTCTCAAGGCTGTAGCTGCATCAGAAGCAAATATAGTAGAAAAGCAGAAGCAAGAAGTTCTAATAGTTCTGTCTAAAGAGCAAGCTCGTCACGATACTCGCCCTGCTCCTGTTGTATCTGCTGCTGAAGAAAAACGCATTAGAGAACGATTAGCTGAATTACTAAAAAAACTTCCTTTCCAGGATGCTTCTCTTTTAGAACACGCGCTTACTCATCGTTCATACCTTTATGAAAACCCGAAACAAGTAAGTGATGACAATGAACGACTAGAGTTTTTGGGGGATGCGGTACTAGGTTTTCTGAGCAGCGAGGTTATTTATAGTTTTTACCCAGAAATGAATGAAGCTCAACTGACTCGCCTTCGTTCCGAGTTAGTTGATGAGAAGCAGTTAGCAAAGTTTGCTAAAGATATGGATATAGGCAAATGGATGCGATTAGGTAAGGGTATGATAGCAGATGGAGGACGCAACAACTCTTTGTTATTGAGTAATACTTTTGAAGCTATTATTGGTGCTTATTTTCTTGATTCTGGGATAGAAGCAGTTCGTGATTTTGTTAAAGAATTATTTATTTCTGTAGCTGAAGATTCTGTTTCTTACCAATCTGATGTTGACTCTAGCATTTTGGTAGATGCTAAAAATTTGTTTCAGCAATGGGTATTCGCTAACATTAGCCAAATTCCGCCTAAATATTTGGCAATTAAGGAAAGCGGCCCACCTCATGCTAAAGAGTTTACTGTGGAAGTTCGTGTAGGTGAAGAAAAATATGGAGAAGGAAAGGGACGCAGCAAGAAAGATGCGGAAAAGTCTGCTGCTGAAGATGCGCTTGCCAAGCTGAAAAAACGAGGAATGATATAG